One segment of Vibrio mimicus DNA contains the following:
- the menH gene encoding 2-succinyl-6-hydroxy-2,4-cyclohexadiene-1-carboxylate synthase, producing MLSNQLHFAKPTARTPLVVLVHGLLGSGADWQPVLTHMASTKCAVLTLDLPGHGANPELHCEDFTQAVEMIEQTVQAHITPEVRVILVGYSLGGRLIMNGLAQGAFSRLNLRGAVIEGGHFGLQEDEEKAARWQNDQQWAQRFAKQPIEHVLSDWYQQAVFSSLNHEQRQTLIAQRSANLGSSVAHMLLATSLAKQPYLLLALQALTLPIHYVCGEKDNKFQQLAQHCGLSYSQVANAGHNVHHEQPQAFAKIVQAMIHSVAD from the coding sequence ATGCTCTCTAACCAACTGCACTTTGCCAAGCCAACTGCACGAACACCTTTAGTGGTGTTGGTGCATGGTCTGCTTGGCAGTGGTGCGGATTGGCAACCTGTCCTCACTCATATGGCTAGTACGAAGTGCGCGGTATTGACGCTGGATCTTCCTGGACATGGTGCCAATCCAGAGTTGCATTGTGAGGATTTCACCCAAGCGGTCGAAATGATCGAGCAAACGGTGCAAGCGCATATCACTCCTGAAGTGCGAGTCATTTTGGTGGGGTACTCGCTCGGTGGACGATTAATCATGAATGGGTTAGCTCAGGGGGCTTTTTCGCGCCTTAATCTGCGAGGGGCTGTCATCGAAGGCGGCCACTTCGGACTGCAAGAGGATGAGGAAAAAGCGGCGCGTTGGCAAAATGATCAACAATGGGCGCAGCGATTTGCTAAGCAACCGATTGAGCATGTGTTGAGCGATTGGTATCAGCAAGCTGTATTTAGTTCACTAAACCATGAGCAAAGACAAACTTTAATTGCGCAACGTAGTGCTAATCTTGGTTCATCAGTAGCACATATGTTACTGGCAACAAGTTTGGCTAAGCAGCCCTATTTATTGCTAGCACTACAAGCACTTACTCTACCGATACACTATGTGTGTGGCGAGAAAGACAATAAATTTCAGCAACTCGCACAGCATTGCGGGTTGAGTTACAGTCAAGTTGCGAATGCGGGCCACAATGTACACCACGAACAACCGCAAGCCTTCGCAAAGATTGTACAAGCGATGATCCACTCGGTCGCAGATTGA
- a CDS encoding helix-turn-helix domain-containing protein, producing MTDAMFKSQIANQLKTLRKSKGLSLDATAQLTGVSKAMLGQIERGESSPTIATLWKIASGLEASFSAFFANDPQLLSSERSFPDDPNMKVQTLFPYAADSGLEMFEITLLNHHEQMSSPHALGVIEYIHVLEGGMRVFFDDQWHELKQGEHLRFFSDQPHGYAAVTDKAVFQNIVSYPRA from the coding sequence ATGACTGACGCTATGTTTAAGTCACAAATCGCTAATCAATTAAAAACACTGCGTAAAAGCAAAGGCTTGAGTCTGGATGCGACAGCACAACTTACCGGCGTTTCTAAAGCCATGTTAGGCCAAATTGAACGGGGTGAATCCAGTCCCACCATTGCGACACTTTGGAAAATTGCCAGTGGTCTCGAGGCTTCGTTTTCTGCATTTTTTGCGAATGATCCGCAGCTGTTATCGAGTGAGCGTTCCTTTCCTGATGATCCCAACATGAAAGTTCAGACCTTGTTTCCTTATGCTGCAGACTCGGGCTTGGAGATGTTTGAAATTACACTGCTTAACCATCACGAGCAGATGTCATCACCTCATGCATTGGGGGTGATTGAGTACATTCACGTTTTGGAAGGAGGCATGAGGGTGTTTTTTGATGATCAATGGCATGAGCTGAAACAAGGAGAGCACCTTCGCTTTTTTAGCGACCAGCCCCACGGATATGCAGCAGTAACCGACAAGGCCGTGTTTCAAAATATTGTTTCTTATCCGAGAGCCTAA
- the menB gene encoding 1,4-dihydroxy-2-naphthoyl-CoA synthase → MAKTTGISEQELYAPVIWQDCTGDYQDIYYHKSEDGIAKITIARPQVRNAFRPLTVKEMIHALSDARYDDKVGVIILTGLGEDAFCSGGDQKIRGDYGGYRDDSGTHHLNVLDFQRQIRTCPKPVIAAVAGWAVGGGHVLHMMCDLTIAAENAQFGQTGPKVGSFDGGWGASYMARIVGQKKAREIWFLCRFYNAQEALDMGLVNTVVPVEELERETVRWCREVLQHSPMAIRCLKAALNADCDGQAGLQELAGNATMLFYMTEEGQEGRNAFNEKRRPDFNKFPRNP, encoded by the coding sequence ATGGCTAAAACTACAGGCATTTCTGAGCAAGAACTTTACGCACCAGTGATTTGGCAAGATTGCACCGGTGACTATCAAGATATTTACTACCACAAGTCTGAAGATGGGATTGCGAAAATCACCATCGCCAGACCGCAAGTGCGCAATGCGTTTCGTCCATTGACCGTGAAAGAGATGATTCACGCGCTGTCAGATGCTCGATACGATGACAAGGTGGGGGTGATTATTCTGACCGGTTTAGGTGAAGATGCGTTCTGTTCCGGTGGCGATCAGAAAATCCGTGGCGACTACGGCGGCTACCGTGATGATTCTGGTACTCACCACCTGAATGTGCTCGATTTCCAACGTCAGATCCGTACTTGTCCAAAACCTGTGATTGCGGCAGTAGCTGGCTGGGCAGTGGGCGGCGGTCATGTGCTGCACATGATGTGTGACCTGACCATTGCAGCAGAAAATGCGCAATTTGGTCAAACTGGCCCGAAAGTGGGTTCATTCGATGGCGGCTGGGGTGCTTCTTACATGGCGCGTATTGTCGGCCAGAAGAAAGCGCGCGAAATCTGGTTTCTGTGCCGTTTCTACAATGCCCAAGAAGCGTTGGATATGGGGCTGGTGAACACGGTTGTGCCGGTTGAAGAGCTGGAAAGAGAAACCGTGCGCTGGTGTCGCGAAGTGCTGCAACACAGCCCAATGGCGATTCGCTGCCTGAAAGCAGCACTTAATGCCGACTGTGATGGTCAAGCAGGCCTGCAAGAGTTGGCTGGCAACGCGACCATGCTGTTCTACATGACCGAAGAAGGTCAGGAAGGCCGTAATGCGTTTAATGAAAAACGCCGTCCGGACTTCAACAAGTTCCCGCGTAACCCATAA
- a CDS encoding isochorismate synthase — protein MLHFSQAVAQLMEQIRGAKDHDVRFTQLLADRPPFALIDWLDAQPIFPKFYWQSRDTREEVVALGQVYTFTDPAPAYAILGDNQRVWGGRSFDGNTAKNPRCMSSFFFLPQIELTRFDDRWSLSVNLNNEPQRTLSALQKLLPEVPTLRSMTAEVNAVEHTPALPQWHDLVEKVLSGITQQQFKKVVLARKTKLSLDAPISAAQLLKASHAQNHHSFHFLLALDSRHSFMGSTPERLYLRHGQTLETEALAGTIGRGMNAAQDMELANWLAHDSKNLNENQLVVEDIIESLAPYAEQIHSQSEAQLVRLRKVQHLKKRIDAQLKSGVNGVQLLGALQPTAAVAGLPRQAALAFIAENEPFARGWYAGSMGYFSHAQAEFCVAIRSALVVDKQVQLFAGAGIVPGSIAEHEWQELDKKLSTLLSLITDRLPLGVAS, from the coding sequence TTGTTGCATTTTTCTCAGGCCGTTGCTCAATTGATGGAGCAAATCCGTGGCGCGAAGGATCATGATGTTCGTTTTACTCAGCTGTTGGCCGATAGGCCACCGTTTGCGCTGATCGATTGGCTTGACGCTCAACCGATTTTCCCCAAATTTTATTGGCAGTCGCGTGACACTCGTGAAGAGGTCGTGGCACTAGGCCAAGTTTATACTTTTACTGATCCTGCACCAGCTTACGCAATATTAGGCGATAACCAACGTGTTTGGGGTGGCCGATCTTTTGATGGCAACACGGCAAAAAATCCGCGCTGTATGTCCTCTTTTTTCTTTTTGCCGCAGATTGAACTGACTCGTTTTGATGACAGATGGTCATTGTCAGTCAACCTGAACAATGAACCACAACGCACTCTCAGCGCGCTGCAAAAATTATTGCCCGAAGTGCCCACATTGCGCTCAATGACGGCAGAAGTAAATGCTGTTGAACATACACCAGCACTTCCGCAGTGGCATGATTTAGTTGAGAAAGTGTTGAGTGGGATTACTCAGCAGCAGTTTAAAAAAGTGGTACTGGCGCGTAAAACCAAACTTTCGCTGGATGCGCCGATCAGTGCGGCGCAACTGCTTAAAGCCAGTCATGCACAAAACCATCACAGTTTTCATTTTTTACTGGCACTCGATTCTCGCCACAGCTTTATGGGGTCAACTCCGGAGCGGCTCTATTTGCGTCACGGCCAAACCCTCGAAACCGAAGCGCTTGCTGGCACGATCGGTCGTGGTATGAATGCCGCGCAAGATATGGAGTTAGCAAACTGGTTGGCTCACGACAGCAAGAACCTCAATGAAAATCAGTTGGTAGTGGAAGACATTATTGAAAGTCTTGCGCCATATGCAGAGCAAATTCATAGTCAGAGCGAAGCTCAGTTAGTGCGACTGCGTAAAGTGCAGCATCTGAAAAAACGCATTGATGCGCAGCTTAAATCGGGGGTCAATGGCGTACAGTTACTGGGCGCATTACAACCTACCGCTGCGGTTGCGGGTTTACCTCGTCAAGCGGCACTGGCTTTCATCGCGGAAAATGAGCCTTTTGCACGCGGCTGGTACGCAGGCTCCATGGGTTATTTTAGCCATGCGCAAGCCGAGTTTTGTGTAGCGATCCGCAGTGCTTTAGTGGTGGATAAACAAGTTCAGCTTTTTGCAGGCGCGGGTATTGTGCCGGGCTCGATTGCTGAGCATGAATGGCAGGAGCTGGATAAAAAGCTCTCTACCTTGCTGAGCTTGATTACCGACCGTTTACCGCTGGGAGTGGCCTCATGA
- the menD gene encoding 2-succinyl-5-enolpyruvyl-6-hydroxy-3-cyclohexene-1-carboxylic-acid synthase, which produces MNHDQALLNRLWSRVLLEELSRLGVTQVCVAPGSRSTPLTLEAHANAAFTLHTHYDERGLGFMALGLAKASQQPVVVIVTSGTAVANLLPAIAESKLTGERLVVLTADRPPELVGCGANQAIVQSGIFSHHVNATLELPSPAIHHPLPWLLTSIDDVMARQALLSGSVHINCPFPEPLYSAGDEAIYKHYLASVQRWREHQRPYTERHQHLAQSTPSSLDGFLAKGVVIVGSLISDEAQAAQRFAQVMGWPLLCDPQSGISSEWAHFDLWLQHQNARDVLNQCEVVVQFGSRIVSKRLTQWLANWCGQARGEYHYVSPQTERNNPWHAMQQQWVCDIPNWVEALLSKRLAGQNTQQGWADELTRYAQSVRQLAQLHFSSSALSEVALALDLTERATQADLFLGNSLIVRLVDMFSALDGREVFSNRGASGIDGLVATASGVQRARQKPLFMLIGDTSLLYDLNSLALMRNPPQPTVIVVTNNDGGAIFDLLPVPSEQREALYQMPHGMDFAHAAQQFGLAYCAAQTLEHYQTLVEEHFAQGVGTLLIEVKTPPQQASMHIKQLTSQLHAL; this is translated from the coding sequence ATGAATCACGACCAAGCCTTGCTGAACCGCCTTTGGTCGCGAGTTTTACTCGAAGAGTTAAGCCGTTTAGGCGTAACACAAGTGTGTGTGGCTCCGGGCTCTCGATCTACCCCCTTGACGCTTGAAGCTCATGCCAATGCGGCGTTCACACTGCATACTCACTATGATGAGCGCGGCTTAGGTTTTATGGCGTTAGGTCTAGCGAAAGCTAGCCAACAGCCAGTAGTGGTGATCGTGACTTCGGGCACTGCGGTGGCGAACTTGTTGCCTGCCATTGCCGAATCCAAACTCACGGGTGAACGTTTAGTGGTACTTACTGCGGATCGCCCGCCAGAGCTGGTGGGTTGCGGTGCCAATCAAGCCATTGTTCAATCTGGCATCTTTTCTCATCACGTCAATGCAACCCTTGAGCTGCCAAGTCCTGCTATACACCATCCACTCCCTTGGTTACTCACTTCGATTGATGATGTAATGGCTCGCCAAGCCCTGCTGAGTGGCAGTGTACATATCAATTGCCCGTTCCCTGAGCCTTTGTATTCGGCTGGTGATGAGGCTATTTATAAGCATTATCTGGCCAGTGTGCAAAGATGGCGCGAACATCAACGCCCCTACACTGAGCGTCACCAACATTTGGCGCAAAGCACACCTTCATCATTGGACGGCTTTTTAGCCAAAGGAGTGGTGATTGTCGGTTCGCTGATATCTGATGAAGCACAAGCCGCGCAGCGTTTTGCGCAGGTTATGGGCTGGCCGTTGCTATGTGATCCGCAATCGGGCATCAGCAGTGAGTGGGCGCATTTCGATTTGTGGTTACAGCACCAAAACGCGCGTGATGTGCTCAATCAGTGTGAAGTCGTGGTGCAGTTTGGTTCACGAATCGTCTCGAAACGCTTGACTCAATGGTTAGCCAATTGGTGTGGGCAAGCTCGTGGTGAATATCACTATGTTTCGCCACAGACGGAACGTAACAACCCTTGGCATGCGATGCAGCAGCAGTGGGTGTGTGATATTCCCAACTGGGTAGAAGCTTTGCTCAGCAAACGCTTAGCGGGTCAAAATACGCAGCAGGGCTGGGCGGATGAGTTAACGCGTTATGCGCAATCTGTTCGCCAATTGGCGCAGTTGCATTTCTCTTCTTCTGCTCTGAGCGAAGTGGCTCTGGCGTTGGATTTAACCGAGCGCGCCACGCAAGCGGATCTGTTTTTGGGCAACAGCCTGATTGTGCGTTTGGTGGATATGTTCAGCGCGCTCGATGGGCGTGAAGTGTTCTCTAATCGCGGTGCATCCGGCATTGATGGTTTAGTTGCGACGGCGTCAGGCGTTCAGCGTGCACGACAAAAACCTCTGTTCATGCTGATTGGTGATACCTCGCTGCTGTACGATCTCAACTCGCTAGCGCTGATGCGCAATCCACCGCAGCCAACAGTGATTGTGGTGACCAATAACGATGGTGGGGCGATTTTCGATCTCCTCCCTGTACCGAGTGAGCAGCGTGAAGCACTCTATCAAATGCCGCATGGAATGGACTTTGCCCACGCAGCCCAGCAATTTGGCTTGGCGTATTGTGCGGCACAAACCTTAGAGCATTACCAAACTTTGGTGGAGGAACATTTCGCGCAAGGTGTAGGCACTTTGCTGATCGAAGTGAAAACACCACCTCAGCAAGCCTCCATGCACATCAAACAACTGACATCGCAACTCCATGCTCTCTAA
- the menE gene encoding o-succinylbenzoate--CoA ligase has translation MALGTDPVNSLWHAWIERDPNQVALNHAGQTLTWQALDRQVAHYAKALREQGVQAGEVVTLVGKNHLHTVLWFLACTQVGALCAFVAPQPLARLQEKLATLYAEQSPKHLWLAPSCTLSEEEIAELNAHRLSLPDERDETVDGEKVSSQFSCEQLATLIFTSGSTGVTKAVAHTHQQHLASARGLLAQFAFTESDCWLLSLPLYHISGVAILYRWLAVGATLKIGTGDLQNDIAGVTHASLVPTQLKRLLDSRCPLTLKRVLLGGSHIPVELAQMAAKRGIDTWLGYGMTEAASTVTAKRVDGLAGNGELLVHRELRIVDGRIFIGGQTLAQGYYRQGQLVPLTNEQGWFDSKDLGRWQGNNLLIDGRADNLFISGGENIHCEEIEAVLNQHPQVHVAIVVPVQDSEYGARPVAIIRSEAQWSQAIGDAWCQGKLEKFKWPIMYFLLPDTLLDGGIKVSRAAIKAWLSAQQTTFKLL, from the coding sequence ATGGCGCTCGGAACCGACCCTGTGAACAGCCTTTGGCATGCTTGGATTGAGCGCGACCCCAATCAGGTCGCGCTGAACCATGCCGGGCAAACACTGACTTGGCAAGCCCTAGACCGCCAAGTCGCACACTACGCCAAAGCGCTGCGTGAGCAAGGGGTGCAAGCTGGAGAGGTAGTGACGCTGGTGGGGAAAAATCATCTGCACACTGTGCTGTGGTTTTTGGCCTGCACTCAAGTGGGCGCACTGTGCGCCTTTGTCGCACCACAACCTTTGGCTCGTTTGCAGGAAAAGCTCGCCACACTCTATGCCGAGCAAAGCCCGAAGCACCTATGGTTAGCACCTTCTTGCACGCTAAGTGAAGAAGAGATTGCTGAGCTTAATGCCCATCGCCTGAGTTTGCCCGATGAGCGGGATGAAACTGTTGATGGTGAGAAAGTCTCTAGCCAGTTCTCTTGTGAACAACTGGCGACGTTAATTTTCACCTCGGGTTCGACGGGCGTAACCAAAGCCGTCGCGCATACTCATCAGCAACATTTGGCTTCGGCGCGTGGTTTGCTGGCTCAGTTTGCTTTTACTGAGTCAGATTGTTGGTTACTGAGCTTGCCGCTGTATCACATTTCTGGGGTGGCCATTCTCTATCGCTGGCTTGCTGTCGGTGCCACACTCAAGATCGGCACTGGCGATCTGCAAAACGATATTGCTGGCGTCACTCACGCTTCATTGGTGCCTACTCAGCTTAAACGTCTGTTGGACAGTCGCTGTCCATTGACGCTCAAACGTGTTCTGCTTGGCGGCAGCCATATCCCCGTTGAACTCGCTCAAATGGCGGCAAAGCGCGGTATTGATACTTGGCTGGGCTACGGCATGACTGAAGCGGCTTCGACGGTTACCGCGAAGCGGGTCGATGGGCTTGCGGGTAATGGTGAACTTTTGGTTCATCGTGAGCTGCGCATTGTTGATGGGCGGATTTTCATTGGTGGGCAGACGCTGGCACAAGGCTATTATCGGCAAGGTCAGTTAGTGCCTCTCACTAATGAGCAGGGTTGGTTTGACAGCAAAGATCTCGGTCGTTGGCAGGGCAACAACCTGCTGATTGATGGTCGTGCCGATAATCTGTTCATCTCTGGCGGTGAAAATATTCACTGTGAAGAGATAGAGGCAGTATTAAATCAGCACCCTCAAGTGCACGTAGCCATCGTGGTTCCTGTCCAAGATAGCGAATATGGAGCGCGACCTGTTGCGATTATTCGTAGTGAAGCACAGTGGAGCCAAGCCATCGGTGATGCTTGGTGCCAAGGCAAACTCGAAAAATTCAAATGGCCTATCATGTACTTTTTACTCCCCGATACTTTGCTGGATGGGGGAATTAAAGTCTCTCGCGCAGCGATTAAAGCGTGGTTGTCCGCTCAACAAACGACCTTCAAGTTACTGTAA
- a CDS encoding benzoate/H(+) symporter BenE family transporter, whose translation MKGLFNLSHLSAGFTTVLVGYTSSVVIVIQAATASGANPAQIESWLLTLGVVMGLTSLIYSWVYKTPILTAWSTPGAVMLAASAGQYSLPVVIGAFMFSGVLIALTGMIAPLTRALSKIPVPLGTAMLGAILLPFCAKAFTPLTHTPVLFFLLFASYLLAKHFVPRYTMLILLITSIGCAIALGSFADTDLSLSIATPLWVEPEFDWLALINLALPLYLITMLSQNLPGIAMMKSYQYEAPIKPILLGTGLTNMLAAPFGGFSVNLAAISAAICMAEEVDSDKTQRYRAVMWAGVFYLLAGIFAAAVVNLFLALPQPISAMLAGLALLGTLMMCLHTAFKTDEYREPALFTFIITLSGATLFGMSATLIGLVVGLVYLRLSATSKK comes from the coding sequence ATGAAAGGATTATTCAATCTCAGTCACCTCTCTGCGGGCTTTACCACGGTTTTGGTTGGTTACACGAGCTCAGTCGTGATCGTGATCCAAGCCGCCACAGCCTCAGGTGCCAACCCTGCTCAAATCGAAAGTTGGTTACTGACTTTGGGTGTGGTGATGGGGTTGACGTCACTTATTTATTCTTGGGTTTACAAAACGCCTATTTTAACTGCGTGGTCCACACCGGGTGCAGTGATGCTAGCCGCATCGGCGGGTCAATACTCGTTACCAGTCGTGATTGGGGCGTTTATGTTCTCCGGTGTGTTGATCGCTCTCACTGGTATGATCGCTCCTTTGACTCGTGCACTGAGCAAAATTCCGGTTCCTCTTGGCACGGCCATGCTCGGCGCTATTTTGCTGCCCTTTTGTGCCAAAGCCTTTACTCCACTCACCCATACGCCCGTGCTTTTTTTCCTGCTGTTTGCCAGCTACTTATTGGCCAAACATTTTGTGCCTAGATACACCATGCTGATCCTGCTAATTACGAGCATCGGCTGTGCTATCGCTTTGGGTAGCTTTGCTGACACAGACCTCTCATTAAGCATTGCAACTCCTCTCTGGGTTGAACCTGAGTTTGACTGGCTTGCCTTGATCAATCTGGCTCTGCCGCTTTACCTCATCACCATGCTTTCGCAAAACTTACCGGGGATTGCGATGATGAAAAGCTATCAATATGAAGCGCCGATCAAACCGATTTTGCTCGGCACCGGATTGACCAACATGCTCGCCGCTCCCTTTGGTGGTTTTAGCGTGAACTTAGCCGCGATTTCAGCTGCGATCTGCATGGCCGAGGAAGTCGACAGCGATAAAACTCAGCGTTATCGCGCAGTGATGTGGGCAGGTGTGTTTTATTTATTGGCAGGGATTTTTGCTGCTGCCGTGGTGAACCTTTTCCTCGCGCTCCCCCAACCCATTTCTGCCATGCTCGCGGGTTTAGCACTGCTCGGCACTTTGATGATGTGCCTGCACACCGCCTTTAAAACGGATGAATACCGTGAGCCAGCGCTGTTTACTTTTATCATCACGCTTTCAGGCGCAACACTGTTTGGAATGAGTGCCACTTTGATTGGCCTTGTAGTGGGTTTGGTCTACTTACGTTTGAGCGCGACATCGAAAAAATAA
- the menC gene encoding o-succinylbenzoate synthase — protein sequence MRHATLYRYQLPMDSGVILRNEKLTQREGFIVELTENGRTARGEIAPLPGFSRETLEEAGVQAQALLELWVKGHAIEWDAQHPSVAFGISMAHYELEQALPAQGNYYVAPLCTGDPDDLLPVLNNLPGQKVAKVKVGLYEPIRDGMLVNLFLESMPDLTLRLDANRAWTPAKALKFAQYVAPSLRSRIAFLEEPCQSPSESIAFSIDTGIAIAWDETLQEAVRDANFKLDDLLGVKTIVIKPTLVGSVHRVEALVEKAKALGLQAVISSSLESSLGLNQLARLAHKLLPNEVPGLDTIGLFRAQLETPWPNSSLPVVTLQEQQIVWRSEPTL from the coding sequence ATGCGTCATGCAACCCTCTATCGCTACCAACTGCCGATGGATAGCGGTGTCATCCTTCGCAATGAGAAACTGACTCAGCGTGAAGGCTTTATTGTCGAACTGACCGAAAACGGCCGTACTGCACGTGGCGAGATTGCACCGCTGCCCGGCTTTAGCCGTGAAACGCTGGAAGAAGCGGGCGTACAAGCACAAGCGCTGCTTGAGCTTTGGGTCAAAGGTCACGCTATCGAGTGGGATGCACAGCACCCTTCGGTCGCCTTTGGTATTTCGATGGCGCACTACGAGCTAGAACAAGCGCTGCCCGCGCAAGGCAACTACTATGTTGCGCCGCTGTGCACGGGCGATCCGGATGATTTGCTGCCCGTGTTGAACAATTTGCCGGGGCAGAAAGTCGCTAAAGTTAAAGTTGGACTGTATGAGCCGATCCGGGATGGCATGCTGGTCAATCTGTTCTTGGAATCGATGCCGGATTTAACGCTGCGTTTGGATGCCAACCGCGCGTGGACTCCTGCCAAAGCGCTCAAGTTTGCTCAATACGTCGCGCCGTCTTTACGCAGCCGTATCGCCTTTCTGGAAGAACCGTGCCAATCGCCAAGTGAAAGCATCGCATTTTCGATTGATACGGGGATTGCGATTGCGTGGGACGAAACCTTACAAGAAGCGGTTCGCGATGCGAATTTCAAATTGGATGACCTGCTGGGCGTCAAAACTATTGTTATCAAACCGACCTTGGTTGGTTCTGTGCACCGTGTTGAGGCTTTGGTCGAGAAAGCGAAAGCGCTTGGGCTACAAGCAGTGATCAGTTCTAGCTTAGAGTCGAGCTTAGGATTGAACCAGTTGGCGCGTTTAGCGCATAAATTGTTGCCCAATGAAGTGCCGGGGCTCGATACCATAGGTTTATTCCGTGCCCAGTTAGAAACGCCTTGGCCAAATAGCTCACTGCCTGTGGTTACCCTGCAAGAGCAGCAAATCGTATGGCGCTCGGAACCGACCCTGTGA